The following are encoded together in the Myxococcales bacterium genome:
- a CDS encoding DUF1343 domain-containing protein, translating to MPQVKQPVVQPGCVRLLEHRQEYLGGARVGLLVHSASVLPDLTYLHDRLIDDPAINVTALFGPEHGIAGVEQDQVDVGHTVYRGLRVYSLYGDDPTSLKPSPKALEKIDVLVIDLQGIGARYYTYVYTMAYCIEACAEAGKKVILCDRPNPINGLDVEGPVLDPAFASFVGRFPVPVRHARTVGELATQWNREQGWRADLTVLSLEGWERRMWFDETGLPWVMPSPNMTSLETATVYPGGCLIEGTNLSEGRGTTRPFEMVGAPWLDGAALAAELNGLRLPGVYFRPIQFVPTFHKFAGKLCKGVFVHVVDRDAFRSFDAYLRLVAAARRQSPQNFSWRTEPYEFERTRLAFDLLCGTDRMRLDIEAGNL from the coding sequence ATGCCCCAGGTCAAACAGCCCGTTGTTCAGCCGGGTTGCGTCCGGCTGCTGGAGCATCGTCAGGAATACCTCGGCGGCGCGCGCGTCGGGCTGTTGGTCCACTCGGCTTCGGTCCTGCCCGACCTGACGTATCTGCACGATCGGCTGATCGACGATCCGGCGATCAACGTGACGGCGCTCTTCGGGCCGGAACACGGTATCGCGGGCGTGGAACAGGACCAGGTGGACGTCGGCCACACGGTCTACCGCGGGCTGAGGGTCTATTCGCTGTACGGCGACGATCCGACTTCCCTCAAACCCTCGCCGAAGGCGCTGGAAAAAATCGACGTTCTGGTCATCGATCTGCAAGGCATCGGCGCGCGGTACTACACCTACGTATACACCATGGCCTACTGCATCGAGGCCTGCGCCGAGGCGGGCAAAAAGGTCATCCTCTGCGATCGCCCCAATCCCATCAACGGCCTCGACGTGGAAGGCCCGGTGCTGGACCCCGCCTTCGCGTCCTTCGTGGGCCGCTTCCCGGTGCCGGTCCGTCACGCCAGGACGGTCGGCGAACTGGCGACGCAATGGAACCGCGAACAGGGTTGGCGGGCCGACCTGACGGTGTTGTCCCTCGAAGGATGGGAGCGGCGGATGTGGTTCGACGAAACGGGCCTGCCGTGGGTGATGCCCAGCCCGAACATGACCTCGCTGGAGACGGCGACGGTGTATCCGGGCGGTTGCCTGATCGAGGGCACGAACCTGTCGGAAGGCCGCGGGACGACGCGGCCGTTCGAGATGGTCGGCGCGCCCTGGCTCGACGGCGCGGCGCTCGCCGCCGAGCTCAACGGGCTGCGGCTGCCGGGCGTCTATTTCCGGCCGATCCAGTTCGTGCCGACGTTTCACAAATTCGCGGGCAAGCTGTGCAAGGGCGTTTTCGTCCACGTGGTCGACCGGGACGCGTTCCGGTCGTTCGACGCCTATCTGCGCCTCGTGGCGGCGGCGCGTCGGCAGTCGCCGCAGAATTTTTCCTGGCGCACCGAGCCGTACGAATTCGAGCGCACCCGTCTCGCTTTCGATCTGCTCTGCGGCACCGACCGGATGCGGCTCGATATCGAGGCGGGAAATCTCTGA